One genomic window of Polaromonas sp. SP1 includes the following:
- a CDS encoding zinc-dependent peptidase, with protein sequence MLNWLRTLGGSKGPTKTIPDTLWMDTLLRFPFLARRPVAELQELHALAGKFLKQKEFSGARGLKVTDEMAVAIAAQACLPVLHLGLRWYDDFKGIVVHPGAMLARREVTDHAGVVHYYSEALLGEAMQGGPVTLSWQDVADAGNSAEQGHNVVIHEFVHKIDMRDGAADGCPPLPTRSAHASWHSVMQPAYDEFCEKVAMAKRFGAEPPWLDDYAAKSPGEFFAVTCEAYFVNRERFTLDFAPLTVLFDKFFIPGK encoded by the coding sequence GACACGCTGCTGCGCTTCCCCTTTCTGGCGCGCCGCCCGGTGGCCGAACTGCAGGAACTGCACGCGCTGGCCGGCAAGTTCCTCAAGCAAAAAGAATTCAGCGGCGCACGCGGCCTGAAGGTCACCGACGAAATGGCCGTGGCCATTGCCGCGCAAGCCTGCCTGCCGGTGCTGCACCTGGGCCTGCGCTGGTACGACGACTTCAAGGGCATCGTGGTGCACCCGGGCGCCATGCTCGCGCGCCGCGAGGTCACCGACCACGCGGGCGTGGTGCACTACTACAGCGAGGCGCTGCTCGGTGAAGCCATGCAGGGCGGCCCCGTCACCCTGAGCTGGCAGGACGTGGCCGACGCCGGCAACTCGGCCGAGCAGGGGCACAACGTGGTGATCCACGAGTTCGTCCACAAAATCGACATGCGCGACGGCGCGGCGGACGGCTGCCCGCCCCTGCCCACGCGCAGCGCCCATGCCTCCTGGCATTCGGTGATGCAGCCGGCCTACGACGAGTTTTGCGAAAAAGTCGCGATGGCCAAGCGCTTCGGCGCCGAGCCGCCCTGGCTGGACGACTACGCCGCCAAATCCCCGGGCGAGTTCTTCGCCGTGACCTGCGAGGCCTACTTCGTCAACCGCGAGCGCTTCACGCTGGACTTTGCGCCCTTGACGGTGCTGTTCGACAAATTTTTTATCCCCGGCAAATAA
- a CDS encoding sigma-70 family RNA polymerase sigma factor: MPIDPATQEESDESLMLRYAGGDIRAFDVLYARHELGVWRYVFRSVRVQAVADDLLQDVWFSVARSAPTYAVSARFKTWLFTIAHNRLVDHFRTAKQHVSIDRHEGDDDEGGSLADTLAADSGFGPVRQLESREQAAALIAAVERLPLEQREAFLLQAEAGLSVEGIAEATGVTFETAKSRLRYARNSLRQQLQEFA, translated from the coding sequence ATGCCCATCGACCCAGCAACGCAAGAAGAAAGCGACGAATCGCTGATGCTGCGCTACGCGGGCGGCGACATCAGGGCTTTCGATGTGCTGTATGCGCGTCACGAGCTGGGGGTGTGGCGTTATGTGTTTCGCAGCGTGCGGGTCCAGGCCGTGGCCGATGACCTGCTGCAGGACGTGTGGTTTTCGGTGGCGCGCAGTGCGCCCACCTACGCCGTGTCGGCGCGCTTCAAGACCTGGCTCTTCACCATCGCGCACAACCGGCTGGTCGACCACTTCCGCACGGCAAAGCAGCACGTGAGCATCGACAGGCACGAGGGTGACGACGACGAAGGCGGCAGCCTCGCCGACACGCTGGCGGCCGACTCGGGTTTTGGCCCGGTGCGGCAGCTGGAGTCGCGCGAGCAGGCCGCGGCCCTGATTGCCGCGGTGGAGCGGCTGCCGCTGGAGCAGCGTGAGGCCTTCCTGCTGCAGGCCGAGGCGGGCCTGAGCGTAGAGGGTATCGCCGAGGCCACCGGTGTGACGTTTGAAACCGCCAAGAGCCGCCTGCGCTACGCGCGAAACAGCCTGCGCCAGCAGCTACAGGAGTTTGCATGA